The genomic window ATATTAACTCCTCCACCTCGGTGTGGAATTTCCATTCCCCGGGTCTCGCGCTCTGCCTCAACAGAGCGTCCGCTCCCACATTTAGACACCCCGGAATGTACGCTGCTTTTACAGAAAGGAGCTTTCCCTGGGCCCACAGGAGGATGCGACTGGCCAGTTTGCACAGTAGGCGAGACCacagacccccctgatggtttatAAACGAGACTACCgtagtgttgtccgtacggaccaacacatggtgtcccctcaggtctgggaggaagtgctTTAATGcaagaaacaccgccatcatctcaagccaatttatgtgccaggagagctgatggtcctcccatagaccactcatgatcgccccccagcccgtgagggaagcatctgttgtaagcattacgcgacgacGAGAAGTCCtcagcacgggtccctgggacaggaaccaaggctttttccacatgaccagagcacgaaggcattgccgcgtgactttgatcatgcgaaaaggatttcccctcggggaaaaccccttggtcctgagccaccactgtaagggtctcatgtgcagaaggccaaaagtaataacgttggacgcagctgccatcagacccaacagtctctgaaactgttttacagtgagtgactggcctaacttcaccccattcacggccccgagaatggaattcacacgagcaggagacaaccgcgcctgcatcgtggtggaatcccagattacTCCTAGATAGTTTGCAACCTGACTCgggaccagcacactctttttggcattgagcctcagcccaagctttttcatgtgcgacagaacaacatctcgatgttgaactgccagTTGCTCTGACTGAGCTaatatcaaccaatcgtcgatatagttcagcacgcggatgccctggagtctcagtggagccagcgctgcatccacgcacttcgtgaacgtgcggggtgagAGGGATAGGCCGAAaagaagaaccctgtattggtaagcttcgcccccgaaagcaaacctgaggatcttcctgtgagaaggatggatggatacatggaaatatgcgtctttcagatctatcgccacaaaccagtcctcggaccggATCTGTGGaataatctgtttgagtgtgaGCGTTTTGAACTTCAACTTCTTTACAGATCGATTTagcacacgtaaatctatgatcggacgcaaTCCTCCATCcatctttggaacaatgaagtagcggctgtaaaagcccgacattttgctgggaggaggaaccctttttatagctcctttttgcaaaagcgtcgtAACTTCTTGTTCCATCACCAGAGACTGTTCTGGGGCTACCACTGTGGGAAGAACCCCTTTGAACTTGGGCGGTCGagaaccgaactgaattctgtaaccctgttctatcatgagcagcacccatttcgaAATGTTCGGGAGACGTTTCCATTCTTCCAcaaattctactaagggaaccagtctctcgagactggtctctggtgttttttgagcacttggctcgttcATCTGATGCGACGCACCGGCAGACAGATGAATCAAGCGCTGACCgaccctcctcggaggatcggtggagaccgctgcgccctgacgcacactgggtggcagggttggcagaacggccccctgagggcaccaGAGAGAAGCGggtatttgatattttaataacCAAACCTCccacgtcacccgcctctgacgtcacgtttcctcattggttggatacagaggtgcttcacgaacacaaaatgcagagggttcccatcacgtcattggacgtagcgtcgatgttcccacgaaagggaaccaatgctgccgctcagtctttgtgTCACTCAGTGGGCGTCGCCGCAGTCATAGCGGTTGACGAAGaggtcacgtgcataccctctattggaaacggtttgatttaaaaaaaaataaataagaatcaGATGACGTTCGTCAATCAGAAGTTCAGAACCATTACATTCTTTACTGTTCTCAAACCGTTTTAACGTTagttatataaacaaattataaactaaattaaacataTAAGTAGCCTACTCATTATGCAGATTTGTGCTACGGGTATACAACTAATTTTGTAAATGATTATTAATTTACACTATAGgccttaattaaatttaaaatatagagGTTGTGCTTTGGCTCTCCTTGACTATGTGGATAAATATGTttatcctactgctcataaaGCATTCACTACTTAAaagatataaccagtttagcTGGAAAAGATCTCTAGTTGAAGATGTTACTTTAGCTAAACCCATTAATAGACACagtacttccttgaaaataaattacagcATTGCAACATCTCATGATGAAACGACCATTCATAacagataatgctttacaatgtctgttagagagctacatatggaaatttatctgttcaataaaataccttaccctgttgagtaataaaaacagcATCTCCGTGTTGCTTTTACATTTCAAATCATAGACTTTAAAGGGGAGGTGTAATgctattttatacatttttacttatttacactgttaaataGTTGAATTCTCCTGCTAAACATAGCCAAAGTTTCAAAGCACGAGTTGGACATGATGGAGTAGCCTATTTCTGTGCCAACTTCCGGTTGCTGACATATTTTGCCGAATTTCTTTAGAGTATGGCCTGTATCATGTCATAAAGTGTGGAATTCCTTTtataggcacttctccctgataagcgtgcgcacacacatcacccagagcaagagcacgcccatcaacgtaCGCGCTTCGGTCGGGATACGGAAACTGAGAGATTTttggctgtgtcccaattcaggggctgcaccctttgaaggctgcatacatcatcgaggcagtctcatttaagaaaaataaccattagaCTGCAAAGTAAGCAataaatgacagtattttacacctcacaatgaatataagttttattacggttacttttcttaaataatcCTTGATGAattatgcagccttcaaatgcgacctccagAGGAtacagcctccgaaatgagacgcagctcctgtcaacaaaggagtgtgtttttggttgtgagggaaagattaatttttttcagcaaAAAACCTGCATTAAGGGAACagaggatgaagtttgtttttccgaggcagcaacggagttgtacacgtatgtttgtttgttcccgggatttcggtgatgaatactttgtaaacaagtcccagttcggcGCTGGATTAGCAGATCATGGGTGttgagtaaagctgcatcagatgtctgtgttttgttggcaatctgCACTcaagtgcataaaatgtaaacaacacgaacacttttgttccctttttatttataatgatgtcacaGCTTGCAGACAATCTAAGCTGCACGtgctcgtgactctttagctctgccCACGGCACTGATGGCAGGCATGACTCCAGGAGCTCAgcttttttcggaaagactcagTACAGTGTatctattttttataaatatgataaaacctaaagactttttggagatatgaagaATGCAATATTACTCTATGTgttatggaaatgtagaaattaaagatGAAGCTCCAATCTCTTcttgaatttatatatatatatatataatatataaatatatatataaagtatacacacacaccgATCAGGCGTAACATTATGatcactgacaggtgaagtgaataactgattatctcttcatcacggcacctgttagtgagtgggaaatattaggcagcaagtgaacattttgttagaagcaggaaaaatgggcaagcaacggctagacgactgggtcagagcatctccaaaactgcagctcttgtggggtgatCCCAGTCCCGGTCAGTgcctatcaaaagtggtccaaggaaggaacagtggtgaactgaCGACACTgtcaaggctcattgatgcacgttgGGAGTGAAGGCTgacccgtgtggtccgatccaacagatgagctactgtagctcaaattgctcaagaagttcaTGCTGGTTCTGacagaaaggtgtcagaatacacagtgcatcacagtttgttgcgtatggagctgcatagccgccagaggtgggtagagtatccaaaaactgtactcaagtaaaagtacaagtacttatagaaatatttactcaaagtaaaagtgaaagtaataatcctaatagttacttgagtaagagtaaaaaagtatccaataaaaatcttactcaagtagctcgttactagttacttttattttatatatatatatatatatatatatatatatatatatatatatatatatacacacacacacacacaatatgttattatttaatgtttattatttaaatagatatttaatttattatcataattagatatctttgcaacaaacaaacatagaagagacaagcattatttctagcatctgtaacccgaatgtatcgttactatattaataacgtatacagctaacgttacattttaaaagaagagagaaaactctTTACATGTGCTCGCGCACATATCTGaacttgacacaaacaatgatcaaatacacattgacggatcttcttcggtctgttctccaaaatgtaatcaaatgtatatttcagcaGGTGCGTGTAACTGCTTAACTGTGTCAACGCAAAGCGTTCATTTTCAAGACGAACAGGTCGCTGGCGCCGCCATTGCGCAATAGTAGGCtatatgtataaattaagatatatgtcCATAAAAACAGTAAAGAAATACTATATACTCTTGTTATAGTGACGTAATAATctgtttggttgtaaaatgtcggcTATTGGCTGTACCATGaattgaaatcaaattaaatcgaTAGGCCTACCGGTGGAATTGTTCATAGACAGCATACGCAGCTCAACTAATAAAGGTATTCATAGCTGGCAAACAATTGGATGtatttgcagatttgcttttaattgactggaggtccactgccacttcatccGCTCCGAGTGAGAAACCGCTTCAGACGATTCAGCGTGTgcaggaactgaacaaatcattcaaactgattcgcgAATCAATTTAGACAGTTTTAccaacttgtttgatcaagtctttgaacagaatcgactcaaaagagtgattcatttgtgaatggggcatcgttcatgaaaaaagagacagcgcgcatggaataaactacgcatttcttaacatttacagtattgcgttaaaataaagtaacgagaggaacgttgcccattgtagcgaagtaaaagtacagatttttcattacaaatgtactcaagttaaagtaaaagtacccacattttaatctactctaaaaagtacaaatttttccaaaaaactactcaagtagGCTACATGTaacgaagtaaatgtacttcgttactacccacctctgatagccgcagaccagtcagggtgcccatgctgacccctgtccaccgctgaaagtgccaacagtgggcatgtgagcatcagagcTGGACCACAAAGCAATGGAAAAAGCTGGCCttgtctgatgaatcatgttttcttttacatcacgtggatggccgggtgcgtgtgcgtcgcttaccagGGGAAcgcatggcaccaggatgcactatgggaagaaggtaAGCCaacggaggcagtgtgatgctttgggcaatgttctacTGGGAAACCTTcagtcctgccatccatgtggatgttactttgtggagtccatgcctcgatgggtcagggctgttttggcagcaaaaggagGACCAACACAATTAGGCAGATGGTCATAATGGTCATAATAATAGGCTGATCggtgtgtatacacacacaaattatgtgataaaaaatgtataaaatcccATATTACACTGAATGAAGAGCCATAACTAGACagcatatttattattttatgtattaatatGATACATAGCCTACATTTCAATGCCATTATTTCTTAAGCAAAATATGTCTTGATGTACAGATCGAAATACTTCTCATGCATACAGTTTTTGAGAAAATCAACCTACAAATGGCTTACAGCAAATATTAATCAGGAAAAGGagaaaatgttttaacatgtttttacacaatcaacaataataatgctaaaatatttagcagctaaaaaaaaaaaaaaaaaaaaaaaatcccttattGCAAAGCCAAATACAGAGTAACCAGATTTCAAGTGAGTGGcttttttcaggtttttctgAAGTGGTGTAACAAATCTTACGGAACGGATTGTGTTGCTCTCTGATGTGGTCATGAtatgtttcagttttacttctCACGTCGAGTAAGAATAAAAGTAGAAAAGCAGAAGAAAATGTACCTCTGCAAACACATGCTTCATAAATAGGCCTAGGTGACACTTTCACACTTGCAGTTCTGCAGTTGTGGCAAAACTCTCAATAGTAAAACGATAATCTGACCAAACCATGACCTGCAAAAACTGCAAacaacacattttaaaacatctGCTGAAagttcctctttttctttctcacgTCCTTTGTGGCTTTAAAGGAAAAGTTACATGATGTAAAACAGACAAAGATGCTATTGCTTGAGATTGTAATATAATGTGAATCGCCAGTGTGTCAGAGATCATCTGCTCTTAGTGATGTTTCACAGCGCTGTAGATCACTTCATCTTGGTCAGGAGGACGGCTCTGAGaatgatttaataaaacacaagaTGGAGTGAGATGAATTTCAATAAGCCAGTGATTAAAAGCATTGAGATTATGCACTTCCACTGCTTGGCCATAAATAGATTATATCAgttttacatacagtatatgcatACAGTATATGCATTGGTGGTACCAGCAACGTATTAATGCTTACATTGGAGACCTGGTTTTGTTCATTGTCCTTTTCTTTCTTGAAGACCACTGTGTCATACGTCACAGGACCTTCTGTCTGTACAAGAGGAGAGCAAACAAAACTTTGTAAGATTATTCAGATGGTATGAATTTAAGGTCATGTTGCAGTGTTAGATGGTGTATGTCTGATCTGTAGATATTTTAAGGCCTAAACACACCTCAGAGCAGACGTCTTGTCCTTGTGTGGGCAAATCTTAAAACAGGAAGAATTATATTAAAACAGGAAGAATCATATCATAAAACCACATTCAACCTATAAAAGTTTTTACAAATGAAAAAACATAAGTGATATTCAAGGAGACTAAAATATGAGTTTTCACCAAAGGTAATACGACAGTGCAATAAATCCTGTGAAATTGGATTTGAGGCATTAGCAGTGGAATATTGCTCTGAATTGAATAGGCAAATGTTTGAACTGACTGCGTTTTTGTATAATCCTCCAGATCACCAAAACCAGCATCAGAAGCAGAAGTAGCGGCACAGCAGTCCAGAGCAGCAGAAAAATCCCGTCCCTGTGTTCAGATGAGGTAACCTCTGTATCATTACTTGTTTGGTGGTTTTCATGTATAGAGCTGTTAGAAATACAATCATTTTGGGTTTAAAATGACAATAACGTAATAAAGAAAAGTCCATTTTTAAATCTGTAGGCAGCAAAATCTTTCCACCTCTAACTACAGTGAGATCATTGTCTGACATTCTTAGTGATTAATTCAGCTTTCAGAGATTAACTTACGAAGAAGGATCAGCATCAACAGAGCTTTTATCACTTTCAGCTGAGTTTGGAGGACAAATAGAAAAACATCAGTTacatatgataaaaaaaattatgttctatatatatatatatatatatacagtcccctccaaaagtattggaacagtgaggactattcctttattttttctgtagactgaaaacatttgggtttgacatcaaacaatttatatgagacaaaagatcaacatttcagcttttatttcCAGGTATTTACATCTGGATCTGATACACAACTTAGAAGATATAACCTTTTGTTTGAACCCACCCATTTCTCATGTGACCAAAAGTATggaacatgtgactgacaggtgTGTTTTGTTGCCCTGGTGTGTCCTATTACATTGattattcaaacaataaatagcaCTAAATGTCTGCACTCAGTTTCAGATTTAGGTTTTGCCTGTGCAGACTGCATTTATAGTTAGACGTGTAACCAACATGAAAACCAGAGAGCTGTCTATGGGTGAAAAACAAGCAATTGTGAAGCTGAGAGAAGATGGAAAATCAATCAGAGCCATTGCACAAACATTGACCATAGCAAGTACAACCATTTGGAATGTCCTGAAGAAGAAAGAAACCACTGGTGTACTAAGTAACAGACCTCGAATGGGTAGACCAAGAAAAACATCAGCTGTTGACGACAGAAACATTGTGAGAGCTGTAAAGAAAGACCCTAAAACAACTGTTAGTGACATCAGCAACAACCTCAAGAGGGCAGGAGTGAAGGTATCACAGTCTACTGTCCGCAGAAGACTTCATGAACAAAAGTACAGAGGCTACACCAGAAGATGCAAACCTCTCATTAGCAAGAAGAATAAGAAGGCCAGGCTGGAATTTTGCCAAAAACTACAGAGACAAGCCTCAAACATTCTGGGGCAAAGTTTTATGGACTGATGAGACAAAGATTAACCTCTACCAAAGTGATGGAAAGGCTaaagtttggagaaaaaaaaggatCTGCTCATGACCCCAAACATACAAGCTCATCTGTGAAACACGGTGGAGGTAATGTCATGGCTTGGGCTTGCATGGCTTCTTCTGGGACGGGCTCATTGATCTTCATTGATGTAACACATGATGGCAGCAGCAAAATGAACTCTGAAGTGTACAGAAACATTTTGTCTGCCAATTTACAGAAAAATGCAACCAAACTGATTGGGTGATCCTTCATCATGCAGCAAGATAATGACCCAAAACACAGTGCCAAAGCAACAAAGGAGTTCATCAGGGGCAAAAAGTGGAAGGTTTTAGACTGGCCAAGTCAATCTCCAGACTTAAACCCTATAGAGCATGCATTTTACCTGCTAAAAAAGAGACTGAAGGGAGTAACcccccaaaacaaacaacaactgaaAGAGGCTGCAGTGGAAGCCTGGAAAAGCATTACAAAAGAAGAATGCAAAAGTTTGGTGATGTCAATGGGTCATAGGCTTGATGCAGTTATTGCAAGCAAAGGATTTTCAACTAAATATTAAGTCTTATTCACTTTAATCTATTTTAAGTTAATCTGTTCCAATACTTTTGGTCACATGAGAAATGGGTGGGTTCAAACAAAAGGTTATATCTTCTAAGTTGTGTATCAGATCCAGATGTAAATACCTGGAAATAAAAAGCTGAAATGTTGATCTTTTGTCTCATATAAATTGTTTGATGTCAATACACAGATGTTTTCAgtctacagaaaaaataaagggAATAGTCCTCACTGTTCCAATACTTTTGGATGggactgtatgtatatatatagtatgttatatatatatatatatatatatatatatatatatatatatatatatatatatatatatatatagaattaatttaactatttataaatcatttttattcattttgatataataaaacaatgaaataaaatacaatttagaaaTTACACAcagatataaataaatgcatcatgtcaattaaatacttttttacaagataactgaaataaatgacttacttgtaattgttatatttattgtccCTCTTGAACAAAGAGTTGAACAGGAACCTGCAGCTCTCCTACTGAGCAGAAGAACCATCCAGAATCACTGAGTCTCAGTCCAGTCATCAGCACAGTGAAAGGATCTATCTCCTAACATCATCACTGATCTGGACTGATGGAATTCTGGGATGTGTCAGTCCTCCCTGCACTGTGTAACAGCCTCTTGATCTTTAATTCTGCACCACTGTTTGAGTTTATTACTGATATCCAGAACTGTAGAAACACTGGACACTGACATTACCACCTTCATGTCCAGATACACTGCTGCTCACCACAGACACATCAGGAGCTGAACACACAGACAGCAACAACAagtttgaattaaatatttgtgttaAATCTAAACAGGTATCTACTGAATTAGAAAACCACATATTCACACAGAGGAAAAGTGAAGAAATGGCATCACAAAATCTGTTTTTACCTTGTTTAACAGttaaatacaaatgtttttcCGTCATCTGGTTTTGTATAAGTGCCGATCTCCACAGCACACCAGTAATTGTCCAGAGTCTGAGGATGTTAGAATTGCTGAGTTTCACAGTAAAAATATTCTGTTGCTGGATAATCAGATATTGTCCATTTCCCTGTATCGTTTGCACGGGCTGTGATTGTGCAAGAAATCCAAGACCCTCTACACCAGTATTTTGGGTTCAGTTTATACTGACTGTCATACAGACACGGGATTGTAACAGTTTCTCCTTCTCTGACAGTTACATGATCTAATGTCTTCATGCTCAGAGTTCCTgtagacacaaacacacacacattcagcaaAATTAGTGTGTTCAGTTATAAGTCTGAGGAATGGTGGTTTTAGGAATAATGAGATAAAGAGTAATATTAAATGAAACGTTACATTTGTGTTAATAACTTTCTTTTTATGATATATGTTTTAATTTCAGATTTACTTTAATGTTGTCATTTCATAATCGTACTGTATTACAGGTATATttacagaacacatttttttccgTATATGTCAAAAATCAGTTTTACAAACTGATCTGACTTTTATCTATTGGTCCCAGGTGGAAAAAAAGTATACctgaatgcataaaaaaaaaaaaaaaacttaaatacaagCAAGTACATTTGTAGTACAGTCTTATTTTTTGtactaaataaaattgtaaaacactattaaaagtatatttctAGTTCAGTTGTAGTTCTGTGCACTTGAAAACGTATACTAAATGCAACTAAtacttaaattgatttttagtgcattgaaataaagtatactaccGCAAAAATATACAGAGTTTTATTAGTGTATTTCTTAAAAGTGTGCATTGAATGCtttaaaaattacttaaatCTTAGTAGACTTATACAGTAATCCtaaagtttaaattaaattgatttaattaaaaatatattactaatgTAGTTATAAGTACATTTTCCCAACTGTGgtacttaagtacacttaatataaatgcaCTAATTAGCACTAACACTTAAATAGTAAACAAAGTATACAGAAGTGTTTTATTAGTGCATTACGTAAAAGTGTGCTATGAACGCTTTACTTAAAATTTTAGTGGATTTTTACTAAAATCCACTTAGTGACTTTGTCACTAAGTTCTATTTTAATGGATTTTcttgagaaataaaacatgcaGGCTAAATGTGTACTAAAATGTACAATTTAACAGTAAGTATACGTTTAGCATAAAGTACTTAAAGTGCTATATTtatctatattttaaatgtggGAAAAAAGTGCTGCTACTAATGACATACTAAAAGGGCTAGTTTCACAAGACAGggcttaattttttaaaaagatatatatatatatatatatatatatatatatatatatatatataaaattaagcCTGATTTCAATTaagggtatttaagtagcttttataaacacaCCCTAGAAAAAacatgtgcatcttgagacaaaacaatggcagtgacattttaagatattttagtgcaagttgctttcagttaaaaaagctcaaacatgcattttagtctaggactagcttaagccttgtctgtgaaaccgggggataaTGTACTTGATTGTACTTGTCACGGTTTGCGGGTTCACTAGTTCACTGGTTCAGTctctctgtgagtgtgtgttgctGCTGATGAGCTGATCAGCATCAGCTGTGGTTCTTCAGTGCCGCTATTTAATGTCTGTGCTTTTTGCCCTGTGTTGTCAGATGGTTGGTGTATTTGTGCAGTGTTAGTCATGGTGTCTGCGTCTCTTGTTCCTGTTCTGGATACTTTTGGATTACCTGTTGGAGGACTGGTTTGCCCATTGCAGTCTCTGTGCTACCAAGAAATACTTTGCCATCTGCACCCTCAACGTCTGACCCTTGCTATCTTTCCTGCTGCTATTTTTCTTAATAAACTGATATTTGCTGCTTTCACTATTGAATCCTCCTTATTTCACATAACAATATTTAAAGACACCATTAACATTTAGTTAAGTATATCATTTAAAGGGAATATTAACATAGTTACAATACATTtgaaatgaattatttaatgtttataaaatggttagttcctgtccttggttctgattggtcaaaagCTGTGtgttattcacaataaaacacggctatgaccgcttcacccaacggttctgtgtatcactacacaacacccttagcaaccactcttagcgtaaactgtatgttctcaattgatattgttcattaagcttactgtattatgtagaagagtgttgtgagaaagagtatgagcgagtttattacctctCAATTGCAATTTCCTTCATAGTCCtttgttcataataaaaaattgtttaaagCGATGTATtactgtccttttaacatttaaggggtTTTATGTGACAGAgaggctgcgttccagttcggtttttaaatgcccttccctcgtaCTTCCCTCGGTTGTGACTCGGAACGTCAgatgcacgagtgcccacttctggcgGATTTGCAATGGGCAATGGAACgttaagcccttgatcacttggtccgcaatggagctgatttattatttattttttccccttacaaatttgtttatacagttctatatgtatataatgtgttttaaaaaaaaaaatgtcatagaattgtttgtggtagggtaaattaaacgcgaatgcggtgacgtcataatcgtgttccattgtgggttatggagctgcctgaagtgtcaTGTGAAGTAGACTGTCCTCGGTttcgagggagcgagggtctgtccatgtaaacttccctcgtccacttcacgaagggaacgcacttcaaaatggcggcagggattcccgaggggaagtgtgtaGGGAAGTCGCGAGTgctgtctaaaactggagtggaagagccctagtcaaagcatttttcagttgcgtcttgttctgtgttcataacaattcagtcttttcaatgtaaaagtcttcgctactgactgacacactcataaagacagtctttgccgccatctaatggtgtaataatgtagcTTCTGTtactgttcacggtcagggactattttttgcagcggaaggaaggcttttaga from Megalobrama amblycephala isolate DHTTF-2021 linkage group LG17, ASM1881202v1, whole genome shotgun sequence includes these protein-coding regions:
- the pigrl4.2 gene encoding polymeric immunoglobulin receptor-like 4.2, which gives rise to MALPPMLFGVLLYIAGTLSMKTLDHVTVREGETVTIPCLYDSQYKLNPKYWCRGSWISCTITARANDTGKWTISDYPATEYFYCETQQF